The Cloacibacillus sp. DNA window CAATCCAGTCCACATAAGTCTGCGCATCATACTTATCTGCCTCTTTCCTCATTCTGTTGGCCAACGCGGTCCAAGCAAAAATATTGCCCAACGCAAGACCTATAGCCACCCATACAGACACAATACCGCTCGCATAGGCAAAGCCAGGAAAACCAACAAGACACCATGCCGACTCGGCCGTAGCTCTTTCCGAAAGCGCGCATGCCCAACCAGGCACAGCCCGTCCACCCATATTCAGGTCAGATGTGTTTTTCACCTTCATCCCCTGATACAAACCAAAACCCATAAGCCCTCCCATATAAACCAGAAGAACCATCAAATTCATTGTTGTATTCTACACAGTCAGCTCTCCCCCACTTAATTTTTGTAATATTCCACCTTACTAATAAACTAATATCGTGGCCCATGGGATTATCTTAAACACCGGTTTATATCATGATACATATATAAAGAAAATTTGTCAATTATATATAATTAAAAAAGAAAATTATCCTTCTTTTTATTGCCGTGGTATTTTGATGGAATTGAATATTAAAATAAGAGGACGTACAATCGCAACTAATTTTTTCTTGACAAATAGCACATAAAAGATATTAAATAAGAATATAGACACAAAATCGGAGAGATTTATAAATGGCAAAGGAAACTAACAAGTCGATGGTTCAGAGAATAGCTGATAAGAGTGGGATCCTGTCCCCTAAACAGCTCCAGCTCGCAATGTATATTGAAAAAAATTACATGTCGCTAGCTTATATAACCATGACGGAATTGGCATCATTAGCAGATGTCAGCGAAACGACGGTGGTGCGTTTCGTCTCTCAACTGGGGTACAACGGATTTCCGGATTTTATGGCAGCACTTAGAAAAGAAGTGGATTCCACCTCCAAACCAAAAACCAGCATGGACAAGTTTGATTTGGAACACAAAAAATATACATTTCCAGATGATACATGCCAAGCTATATTTACACTTGAAATGCAGGTGATGCGGGATACCCTTTCAAAAATAGACACTAAAAAGCATCAAAAAGCGGTTGATATGATTTTTGACGCTCCCGCCATTATCATACTAGGATGCGGGGCCAATAAATGCTGTTCGCAGGCGCTAGGTTTTGCATTACAGGTGATCCACCCAAAAGTACAAATAATAGAGAAACTAGGACTCTCCGAGGCCGCCATAATAAACGATATGCCAGAAGGAACTGTCTGCATCGCATTCACTACGCCGCGCTATCCAAAAGAAACACAGGAGATTCTTGGCATTATCAAAAACAAGAATTTTAAAATAATAGGGATATCAAATTCCATTCTTGCCCCTATCGTACAGTATTCCGACATCTTTTTCCAAATACCGGTCAAATACGTCACATTCATAGATACCAATGCCGCATTCATGGCTTTGATCCACTCGCTAACGTTCGGTCTGCACTTAAAGGATAAACGCAAGATCAAACAGAGAATTGAAGAATACAATAGGTTTACAAAAGAACACAACTATTATGTAGAAGATTCGCTGGAATTAGTCGATTTTTAAGATTTTCACTTCAGTTGCCCTACAAATACAAGGTGTTCATAGCTGCTTATGTCAAAAGACGACCAGTCGCAGATTCTATTATTCTGCGACTGGTCGTCAAACCCAAGCTCGGCTTTTCAAAACAGTAAAAAACAAAGTGGTCAAGCCAGCTCTAATCTCTTAAAATCTCACTAGCTCTAACATTTTTAGAAAAGTCGATTAGGAACCAACGGGTTAACAGCTACATCAGCATTTCCCAAGAGATAGGCCAAGAGCACAAACGATACTATAAATATCAGCGAGCCCAAAACGATTTTCTCATTAAATACCGCCGTGATACATGTAGATGACATAGTCTTAGCCATTGTGAATTCTTTGTTATTCATATCCTTCATCTCCAATCTATTTCCATTACAAGTGAATTTAAGAACGAGATCTTTGTATAACCAGTATAGCGCTTTTTTACACGCCTAACCGTAGAAAAAATATTTGTAGCCATATAATTAAACTACACATATTATTTATAGACATAATACATTCTCGTGCATTAAAGTGTTACAGGCATTAAAAGCCACATTACAAAACGATATATTATGAAATAAAAATGAGGGCCATGCACTTGCAATACATGGCTCTCATTTATTAAGTAAGCAGGGGAGCCTACTTTTTATCTGACGCTGCCTTCCAAAGAAGGTAGACATTAAACCCCCATACGGCGCTCAATAAAACCAGTGCGTTAATTTTCCACATTAGCTTCGGCCACCTCTCCGCTATTCTCCAAATATATCGGATTTAAAAACCCCTTGCTCATTATCTTGGCTACGTAGTTGTTAGTCGCAAATGCCACTAAGAACATGAATGCCCATTGATAAAGCAGCGTCCCCAGAGAGTAGGTGTATTTCGAAATGGGGAGCCAATTCATCCACTCACCAGGATAGCTCTGGACCGTTGAATATGCCCACATGCCCATGATAGCTACGAAGAGAAAAGGCACGGCATAGATGTTTTTAAAGATATAGGGGACATCCAAGTCAGAGCATGGCCCAATACTCTCGTTCCATATCTTTCCAAGCCCGATCTTTATCGCGGCGAACGCCAGAAGAAGGCCGCTGATAAGAACTCCTACGCCATAGACCCAGTCTTGATTATTGAGAAAGTTTATATCAAGCGCAGAGGGAATACCCAGCACCAAAAGGATTGTACCGGCGTATACGATGGCCT harbors:
- a CDS encoding sodium-dependent transporter, translating into FKNPTMWLEAFTQCVWQAAPGLGLMHSYAIYMSKDEDISLNCTLVPFSVTSAALLCGMTVVPTIFALSPDPMGAIASGNTGMTFIHLTKLFTVITGGRYLSIMFFLALVIAAYTSSISMVEMTTRIIQDAGIERKKAIVYAGTILLVLGIPSALDINFLNNQDWVYGVGVLISGLLLAFAAIKIGLGKIWNESIGPCSDLDVPYIFKNIYAVPFLFVAIMGMWAYSTVQSYPGEWMNWLPISKYTYSLGTLLYQWAFMFLVAFATNNYVAKIMSKGFLNPIYLENSGEVAEANVEN
- a CDS encoding MurR/RpiR family transcriptional regulator → MAKETNKSMVQRIADKSGILSPKQLQLAMYIEKNYMSLAYITMTELASLADVSETTVVRFVSQLGYNGFPDFMAALRKEVDSTSKPKTSMDKFDLEHKKYTFPDDTCQAIFTLEMQVMRDTLSKIDTKKHQKAVDMIFDAPAIIILGCGANKCCSQALGFALQVIHPKVQIIEKLGLSEAAIINDMPEGTVCIAFTTPRYPKETQEILGIIKNKNFKIIGISNSILAPIVQYSDIFFQIPVKYVTFIDTNAAFMALIHSLTFGLHLKDKRKIKQRIEEYNRFTKEHNYYVEDSLELVDF